GTCGTCGATCGCCCGGGTCAGCCGGGCCCCGGCCTCCGGGTGCTCGACGAAGCGCCGGGCGCTCTGGAGCGTCATGCCGGTGGCGAAGAGGCGCTGGATGGCGAGGTCGTGCAGGTCGCGGGCGATGCGGTCGCGGTCCTCGAGGAGGAGGACCTGCTCGGCGTCGCGGCGGCGGTCCGCCAGTTCCAGGGCCAGGGCGGCCTGGCTCGCGTAGCCGGGGAGGGCGGCCGTCTCGGCGCTCAGGAACGGGGCGCGCCCGCGCCGCCGGGCCAGGATGAGCACGCCGCTCATCCGCTCCTTGGTGCCCACGGCGACCGCCACGGCGGGGCCGAACCCCTTCCAGCGCTCGGGCTGCACGGTGACCCGCTCGTCGCTCTCGACGTCCGTCAGGGTGACCAGTCCGTCCCTCTCCGCGAGCGCGGCGGCGGCGAGCGTCCCCTCGCTGCTCGGCAGGACGACGCCCCGGTGGAGATCGGCGCCCTCGCCGCGGGCCAGCGAGCCGCGCAGTTCACCGCTCGCGCCCACCAGGTAGAAGACGCCCATGTCGGCGGCCGCGATGTCCACCGCCTGCTCCAGCATTCCGTCCAGGACCTCGGCCTCGCCGGTGCCGGACAGCAGTGCGCTGGTGAAGTCGGAGCTCGCGGCGAGCCAGCGCTGCCGGCGGCGCCCCTCCTCGTACAGCCGGGCGTTCTCGATCGCGATCCCGGCGGCGACGGCCAGCGTCGACACGACGGCCTCGTCCTCGGCGTCGAACTCGCCGCCGCTCCGCTTCTCGGTGAGGTAGAGGTTCCCGAAGACCTCGTCACGGACCCGGATGGGGACGCCGAGGAACGAGTGCATGGGGGGATGGTGGGCGGGGAAGCCGTACGAGGCCGGGTGCTCGGACAGCTCCGCCAGGCGCAGCGGCTCCGGGTGGCGGATGAGCTCGCCGAGGATGCCGTGTCCGGACGGCAGGGCTCCGATCCGCTCGCGCCGCTCGGCGTCGATCCCGACGGGGAGGAACGCGGAGAGCCGCTGGTCCTCGCCGATGACGCCGAGAGCTCCGTACTGGGCGTCGACGAGGACGACGGCGGCCTCGACGATGCCCCGCAGCACGTGCGGGAGGTCGAGCTCCCTGCCGACGGACATGACCGCTTCGAGAAGCCCCGTGAGACGGTCTCGGGTGCCCCGGACCTCGTCGATGCGGGCCTGGAGCTCGTCGAGCAGTTCGTCGAGCCGGAGGCGCGGCAGCCTGGTGTCGGCCGCCTCGACGTCTTCCCCGCCCATCGGAGCCTCCGGTCGTGTCCTGGACGCACGGCACCCGCCGTGCCTGCCTTCACGGTAGACCGGGTGGCTCGCCGGGTCCTGACGAGCGCGCCGCCGGAAGGAACACGGCGCACGGGGGTCCGCGCGGACAGCGGTCCTGGCGTGGTCACTCCGCGGGGACGGTGATCACCGGGCAGTGGGCGCGGTGGAGGAGGCCGTGGACGACGGAGCCGACGCGCATCCCGGAGTAGCCGCCGCGGCCGCGGCGTCCGACGACGACGGCCAGAGCGTGCTCGGCTGCTTCGGCGAGCAGCTCGACGGGGGATCCGATGAGCACCTCGTGGGTGAGCCGTACGTCGGGGTACTTCGCCGCCCAGCCGGCGGTGGTCTCCGCCGGGTCCTGGGTGATGTGCTCCGCGTCACCCACCACGACGACGGGGCAGCGCGCCCGGGCGGTGACGGGGCGACGAGGACCCGGAGGGCCTGAGGGGGCCGAAAGCCGGGCCGAAGGTCCCGGAGGAGGGTGCGGGCCCGCCGGCGGGCCCGGTCGGGCCCTCGGGTGGACCGTTCGGCCCCTCGCGGACGGCCTTCCGCCCGGCGCACGGTGGTGACGAAGGACCGGCCCCCGTCGACGGTGCGAGGAGGAGGACCGCGATGAAGCAGTTGAAGGTCGGTGGTCTGATGACCGACGACGTGGTCACCGCGCTCGTCGGCACGACGTTCCGCGAGGTGGCCAAGCTGATCGCCGAGCACGACGTGAGCGGACTCCCGGTCGTGGACGACGACGACCACGTCGTCGGAGTCGTCTCCGAGAGCGACCTGCTGGCCCGCCGGGCGCCGACCGTCCGGGGCGTGATGAGCGCGCCGGCGGTGACGGTGCACGCCGAGGAGGCCGCGGCGGACGCCGCCCGTCTGATGGTGCGGCGGGGTGTGGAGCGCCTTCCCGTGGTCGACGAGGAGGAGCGGCTGGTGGGCATCGTGACCCGCCGCGACCTGCTGCGGGTCTTCCTGCGCCCGGATCCCGAGATCAGGCGCCGGATCCGCGAGGAGATCCTCGCCGACGCCATGGCGCTGTCCGAGGACGCCGTCGACGTGCACGTGCTGGACGGCGTGGTCACCCTCGCGGGCCGGCTCCGGACCCGCGGTCAGGTCGTGACGCTCCTGCGGCTCACCGAACGGATGGACGGGGTCGTCACCGTCGTGGACCGGCTGTCCGCCCGCGACGAAGGCCACGGCCTCGCGCCGTCGTCCGCCCGGGCGGCGTACGACCTCTCCGATTGACCGTCTCCGCACAGACAGGACCCGACGTGTTCCCCACCATCCTGCCCCTCCCGCTCGTCACGGCTCTCGTCGAGGACGCCGTCACGGCGCCGTCGATGCACAACGCCCAGCCCTGGAGGTTCGTCCTCCGCGAGGCGTCCGGCACCGTGGAGCTGCGCGGCGACCCCGCCCGCGCGATGCCCCGGCAGGACCCCGACCACCGCGCCCTCCATCTGGGGTGCGGCGCGGCCCTGCTCGGTCTGCGGGTGGCCGCCGTGCACCGGGGCCTGCGCCCCGACGTACGGCTGTTGCCGTCCCCCGGTGACCCGTGGCACTTCGCCGACGTCCGGTTCGACGCCCCCGAGGGCGCCGACGACGGGCTGGACCTCCTGCATCCCGCCCTGTCCCGCCGGCACACCAGCCGCTTCCCCTTCACCGAGGAGCGGATCCCCGGCGAGCTGTTCGACGGTCTCCGGGCCGCCGCCCTCCTGGAGGACTGCCGTCTGGTCGTCCCCGGGGACTGGCACGCCGACACCGTGATGGGCCTCGTGCACGCCTCCGAGCTGTTCGAGGCGGCGGACGAGGCGGTACGGGCGGAGATCGCCGCCTGGACGCGCACCGGCGAGACCGGACACGACGCCGCCGACGACGGCATCCCCGCCTACGCCTTCGGTCCGCGACAGTACGACGTGACGGCACCGGTCAGGGAGTTCGGCGGACGGGGCCGACTGGCGGCCCGCCCGTCGGAGCGTTTCGAGAAGAAGCCGCAGATCGCCCTCCTCGGCACCGCGGACGACACCCCGGAGGCATGGCTGAAGGCGGGTCAGGCGATGCAGCGGATCCTCCTCCAGGCCACCCTCGACGGACTTGCCGCGTCCCTCATGTCGCAGCCCCTCGAATGGCCCGAACTCCGCTTCGACGCGCGTGATCCGCTCTCGGCGGTCGGTTACGTCCACATGGTGTTCCGACTGGGCTACGGGCCGACGGGCCGGGCGACGCCCCGGCGGCCGGTCTCCGACGTGCTCGACCTCGCCTGAGCCCGCGCCGCGCCCCGTCCGTCACAGCCGGAACCACCGCTCCTGGCCCGGAAGCACGCCGCATCGCCGCCCTCCCGGCAGAACGAGGGCGAGCGGCCCGCCCGGGCCGGCGGGGACCCGTACCGCGAGTCGGCCGGGAAGCACCCGCACCCGCACGCCGCGGTGACCGCCGCAGCACAGGGTGAAGGCGAACCGCGGCAGTTCCCGCAGGTCCACCGGGTCCACCCGCAGACCGTCGGGGCCCGCCTCCAGGCCGGTGATCCCCCGCTCCACCAGGTCGACCGTGCCGGCCATGGCCCCGAGGTGGATCCCCTCCCCCGTGGTGCCGCCCTGGATGTCGGCGACGTCGGCGAGCAGGGCCTCCTCGCAGTACCGCCAGGCGCCCGGGCCCTGCATCCGGGCCAGCACCCAGCCGTGGACGAGACTGCTGAGGGTCGAACCGTGGCTGGTGCGGCGCAGGTAGTACTCCACCGTGGCGCGCCAGATCTCGTCGTCCAGCCGGTGGCCGAGCCGCGCGAACAGGGCGGCCAGCTCCTCGGGGCGGAAGAGGTAGCCGAGCATGAGGGTGTCGGCCTGCTTCGACGCCTGGTAGCGGTTGACGGTGTCGCCCTCGGCCTCCAGAATCCGGTCCAGCCGCCGGATGTCCCCGTAGCGGGCCCGGTACGCCTCCCAGTCGAGCTCCGCAAGCTCCCCGAAGCCCTCGAACTGGCTCACCACACCGCCGTGGAAGGGGAGGTGCAGGCGGCGCGAGACGTCGTCCCACAAGGCGAGTTCCTCGTCGTGCAGGTCGAACCGCTCCCGCAGCTCGGCGCACCGCGCCGCGGGCAGTTCCGCCATCAGGTCCAGGCCGCGGGCGAGCACCCAGGCGGCCGTGACGTTCGTGTAGGCGTTGTCGTCGATCCCCGGGTCCGGCGCCCCCGGGTAGGCGTCGTGGTACTCGTCCGGACCCACCACGCCGCGGAGCCGGTAGCGTCCCAGCTCGGGGTCGCGCACCGCGGAGCCGGCCCAGTACCGGGCGGTCTCCAGGAGGATCTCGGCCCCTTCGCGGTGCAGGAACCCGTGGTCACCGGTGGCGCGCACGTACTTCCAGACGTTGTACGCGACGGCCGAGCCGACGTGTCGCTGCAGGTGCGAGTGGTCGGGCAGCCAGCGGCCCGAGCGCGGATTGAGGTGGAGCCGCTGGGTCTCCTCCTCGCCCGAACCGCCGCTCTGCCAGGGGAACATGGCACCCCGGCGGCCGGCGCGGCGGGCCGCCTCGCGAGCGGCCGGCAGGCGCCGGTGGCGGTAGAGCAGCAGGGACCTGGCCACTTCGGGGAAGTGGAGGCCGAGGTAGGGCAGGACGAAGAGCTCGTCCCAGAAGACGTGCCCCCGGTACGCCTCGCCGTGCAGTCCGCGGGCCGGCACGCCGACGTCCAGGTCGGCCGTGTGCGGGGAGAGCGTCTGCAGCAGGTGGAACACGTGCAGCAGCAGGACGCGCCCCGCCTCCCCCGGCACACGCAGCTCCCCCTCGTCCCAGAGGCGTCGCCAGGCGGCCTCGTGGGCGGCCCGCAGCCGCGGGAAGGCGGGCGCGTGGGCGACGGCGTCGAGGGCCGCCGTGAGCGGCTCGCCCGAGGGACGGTCCAGCGACGTGCGCAGGGCCAGGGTCTTGACCACCCGCGCGGGCCGGCCCCGGGCGACGGGCAGGCGGTACACCTGCACGGTGCCGGTCGAGGTGGCGGTGGTCCGCGTGCGGCGTGCGGGCCCGGTGTCCGTGCGGACCGCCATGGCGACCACGTGTCCCGGCGAGCGGGTACGGCAGGACAGGCCGGCGACCCCGCCGGGCCGGACCTCGGTCCGGTGACCGGTGAGGTGACGGCCCTCCAGGTGGTGGTACCGCTCGACGCCGGCGTTCACGACGTCGCCGTCGAGCACGGACTCGACCTCGATCTCACCGCTCCAGCCGTAGGCGTGGAAGGTGGTGAGCTGGGCGGCGGACGCGGGGTCCCCCATGTGCACGAACCGGGTGTGCCCGACGCGCAGACCACGCCCCTCGTCGTCCCGGAAGTAGAGGGTCCGGACCAGCACCCCGCTTCTCAGGTCGAGCCGGACGTCGTGGTGGCGCAGCCGCCCGGAGTCGGGGGTGAGCCACTCACCGGCGGGACGGTCCTCCGGCAGGCAGCGGTACCGCAGCAGCGTCCAGTTCGGCAGGTTGACCAGGTCCTCGTTGTCGACGGCGCGGCCGTCCACGAGCGAGGTGCGCCGGTCGTAGCAACCGGCGAGGTAGGTACCCGGGTAGTGGACGGCGTCGGCCCGGCATTCCGGCGCGGACCCGCGGGTGGCGAACCGGCCGTTGCCGAGGGTGCAGAGCGCCTCCACCAGCCGCTCCCGGGCCGGGTCGTACCCCTCGTACCGCCATGTCCACCTGGAGCTCCGGTTCACGGGACGGCCCCCCATACGGTCTCCAGCAGTTCCACCAGGTCGGCCACGACGAGGTCGGCGCCCCGGTCGCGCAGGTCGGGGCCGGCGTGCCGGTCGGAGGTGCGGTCGAGACCGACGACGAGGCCGAAACGCCCGCGGCGGGCCGCCTCGACCCCCGCGAGGGCGTCCTCGACGACCAGGCACTCCCGGGGGCGGGCACCGAGGGTGCGCGCCGCGTGCAGGAAGAGGGCGGGGTCCGGTTTGCCCGGCAGTCCCAGCCGGGCCGCCTCCGCTCCGTCGACGACGGCGGTCAGGAGCCGGTCCAGCCCGGCGGCGGCGAGCAGGTCCCGGGCGTGCCGGGAGGCGGAGACCGCCGCGCACGGCACGCCGAGCGCGCGCAGCCCGGTCAGCGCGCGCCGGGCGTCCTGGAAGACGGCGACCGGCCACGTGCGCAGAGCGGTCCCGAACGCCTCCTCCTTGCGTGCCGCCACGGCCCGGACCGTCGTGCAGCCGGGCCCGTCGCCGGCCGTTCCGGCGGGAAGGCGTATGCCTCGGGCGGCCAGGAACGCCGCGGCCCCGTCGTACCGGGATCTGCCGTCGACGTAGCGCCGGTAGTCGGCGTCCGCGTCGAACGGCTCCGGCCGCGCCGTCCCGCCCGCCCACTCGGCGAGGCAGGCGTCGAACGCCGTCTTCCACGCCGCCGCGTGGACGGCGGCGGAGTCGATCAGGACGCCGTCGGTGTCGAGGACGGCGGCGCCGGGCGGGACGGAACCGGTCCGAGGACGTCGGCTCATCCGGCGCCCCGGGCGGTCACGGCGTCGAGGGCCGGATCAGGCACCTGCCGCCGGGCGACACGGCCCGTCCCCCGGAACACGGGAGCCCTCATGGCAGCCCCTTCCCGGAAGGTCCGCGGCCCCGCCGCGCGGACCCCACGGCCGGGCCGACCGGACGGGGTGCCGGCGCGCATGGGCCGTCCGGCCCCCCGGCGGGGTCCGAGGGCCCTTTGCGCGGGGCCCGGCGCGGCGCCAGGGTGGGGGTGGGCCGGTGCGAGCGCCCGCCCCGTGACGCAAGGAGGCCCCGCCCATGTCCGAGGCAGCCCCGTATCCCGTGCCCGCCTCCCCCCGACCGGCCCTGCTCAGCTTCCTGGGCGGTGTGGGGACGGTCACCGGCAGCAAGTTCCTCGTCGAGAGCGATCATGCCCGGATCCTTGTCGACTGTGGTCTCTTCCAGGGTTTCGCGAACCTGCGCCGGCGCAACTGGGACCGTTTCGCACGCGACGCGGCCGACGTCGACGCCGTCGTCGTGACCCACGCCCACCTGGACCACTGCGGCTACCTCCCACGCCTGGTGCGGCAGGGCTTCCGGGGGCCGATCCTCACGACCCCGCACACGGCCCGCCTCGCCGGCATCGTCCTGCGCGACAGCGCCCGCCTGCAGATGGAGGCCGCCCGGCACGCCGACGCGCACGGCTGGTCGAAGCACCGCCCGGCGAAACCGCTGTACGACGACAGCGACGTCGAGAAGACGATGTCGTTCTTCGACCCGGTCCCCGTCGGTTCCGAGGTGGAGCTCCTGCACGGCACCCGGCTGACGCTCCACCACGGCGGTCACATCCTGGGGTCCGCCTGGGCCCGCCTCACTCTGGAGGACGGCCGGACCCTCGCCGTCTCCGGCGACCTGGGTCGGCCCGGACACCCTCTGCTCCTGCCGCCCGAGCCGTTCTCGGGCGCCGACGTGCTGCTCATGGAGTCGACGTACGGCGACCGCCGGCACGACCAGGAATCGGGACGCGCGGAGTTCGCCGCCGCCATCGCCCGGGCGCTCGCCCGCGGCGGGACCGTCGTGATCCCGGCCTTCGCCATCGACCGGACCGAGGTCGTCCTGCACGAGCTGACCCGGCTGCGCGAGACCGGCGTGCTGCCCCGCTCGGTGCCCGTCTACGTGGACAGCCCGATGGCCCTGGCCGCGCTGGACGTCTACCGCGACGCCGTCCGCGAGCGGTCCCCCCAGCTGCGGCCCGGGATCCTCGCCCAGGGCGAGGCCGCGCTGAGCCCTGCCCCGTTCCTCGCCGCCCGCACGGTCCAGGAGTCGATCGACATCAACAGCGCGCACGGCCCCGCCGTCATCGTCTCCTCGGCCGGCATGGCCACCGGCGGCCGGGTCCTGCACCACCTGCACCGGCTCCTGCCCGACCCGCGCAACGCCGTCGTCGTGGTCGGCTTCGCCGCGGCCGGCACCCGCGCCCGGGACCTCGTGGACGGGGCCCGCACGCTGAAGATGTTCGGCGAGTACGTCCCCGTGCGGGCCGAGGTCGCCGACGTGCCCCACTTCTCCGCCCACGCCGACGCGGACCAGATCGTCGACTGGCTCCGGGGCGCTCCCGCCCCGCACACCGTCTATCTGGTGCACGGCGAACCGGCCGCCTCGGAGACGCTGCGGGACCGTCTCGACCGCGAACTGGGCTGGACGGCCGTCGTGCCGCGCTCCGGTGAGGCCGTCCTGGTCCGCTGAGCAGGGCCCTTCGGCCCCGCGACGGGACCTGCGCGGCCCTGCCGGCGGCCACGGACCCGGCGGGAACCTGGGGGCGAAGGGCTGGAGGACACGATGACCACCACACGGACCCTGCCGGACGAACTCTCCCCTGAGGCACGCGCCCGCAGCCGCCTCCTCGACGGCGTCGCCCCGCGCACCGGCGCGGCAGCGCCGGCCTACGCCCGCTGAGAAGGAGACCGAGATGACCGCGCGACCGTTCACCGTCGCCGACGTGATGACGAAGAGGGTCATCGCCGTTCGGCCCGACACCTCCTTCAAGGAGATCGTCACCGCCATGGAGCGCTGGAAGGTGACCGCGCTCCCCGTCCTGGAGGGCGAGGGGCGGGTCGTGGGAGTGGTGTCCGAGGCGGACCTGCTGCTCAAGGAGGAGTTCCACGGCCACCGTCTCGGCATGGTGGAACAGCTGCGCCGCCGCGACGCCACCGCGAAGGCCGGTTCGGACCTGGCGGCCGATCTCATGAGCACGCCCGCCGTCACGGTCGGTCCCGACGCCGCCCTGCCGCACGCCGCCCGTCTGATGGCCACGCGCCGGGTCAAGCGCCTGCCGGTCGTCGACCACGACGGTGTGATCCAGGGTGTCGTCAGCCGCTCCGACCTGCTCAAGGTCTTCCTCCGCCCGGACGAGGAACTCGCCGAGGAGATCCGCGGCGATGTCGTCGGCCCACTGTTCCCGCTCTCGCGGGACCGGGTGGAGGTCCGTGTCGAGGCCGGTGTCGTCACCCTGACCGGCGACGTGCGCGACAGCACCCTCATCCCCGTCGCGGAGCGTCTGGCGCGCGCCGTCGAGGGCGTGGTGGACGTGCGGTGCGGGCTCACGCTCGCCGCCGAGGCGTGACCGCGGACGGCGGGGCGCCGATACCCCCCCTCCCCGCCGGCGGCGGGGAGGGGGGGTATCGGCGTGACCTCTTCGACCTGATCGTCTGCCTGAACCGCCGGGTGCTGCGCGTCGCCGCCTGCGCGAGCCTCATGACCGACGCCTGCCCGCCCTTCCGCCTCGACCAGGGCGGCGACGAACCGGCCCCCCGTCCGGTGGCCTGACGCCGCCGCGGGGCCGGTCGTCATGTGATCAGTCGTCGTCGGCCCCGGGGCCGCTCCCCCGGCGGAGCCGGCCGGACCAGACGGGTTCGACCTGTTCCCACTCGCGCTCCAGGGCGGCGAGGGTGCGGCCGGCGGAACGCCGTCGGAGGAGCGCGAGCGCCGCCGCCCCGGTCGCCCCGACCGCGCCGGCCGTCGCGATGCCGCCGACGACCGAGGTCAGCAGGCGGTCGGCGGCGTCGTCCTGCCGCCTGACGGGTGCTCCGGCGTCGTCGACCCAGACCGTCACGCTCCGCCCCTGGGGTGTCCGGGGCGGGACGTCGACGGTTCCCGAGCGCCTGACGTCGTCCGGGTACTCCCACGTCGCGGGGGCGACGGCCCGCGTCCCCGTCCCGCTCCTGGAGAGCGCGGGCGACTCCCTGGCCGGTCCCGTGGTGGTCGCCGTCACCTGGTGGAGCTCGGCGGCGCGGGCGCGGTCCGTCCGGGCCGCGAAGGCCCACAGGGATCCGGTGGCGACAGCACCGCAGATCAGGGCGATGGTCAGGACGACGACCACGGCCACGCGCCGGCCGCGGTCGGCGCCCGGCAGGCGGAACGGGTGTTCGTGTTCGGTCATGGCGCACCTCCGGGGCCTGTCCCCGGGCCCGAGCGCGGAACGGCTCAGTCCGTCGTGCCCAGTTCAGCTCCGATGCGGTGGGCCCACTCCCGTATGCGGGCCGGGTCGCGGAAGTCGCCGCCCTTGCCGTGGCGGACCATGGCCCGGGCGACGAGATCCGGGTTGCCGGCGGTGAGGGCGCCGCCGAAGGTGACGTGCTCACGGGCGTCGAGCTGCCTCATCCTGCGGGCGACACCCCGCACGGGCGGGATCTCGTGCTGCTCGGCGGAGCTGTCGACGGGACCGCTGCTGAACAGCCACACCGGACGCCCGCGGAGCTGCTCCGCGTTGCGACGGGCGCACTTGCGGGCTTTGCCGTTCCACCGTCCCCCGTACAGGGCTCCGCCGAGGACGACGCCTTCGTAGCCGCTGACGTCGGTGACGGTGTCCGCCGGCAGGACGTCGGCGTCGAACCCGTCGTCGCGCAGGGTCCGGCCGATCTCGTCGGCGATGCCCGCGGTGGCGCCGTGCTTGCTGCCGTACGCGACCAGCACACGCTTCGCTCTCATGACCGGTCCTCTCCGTCGCCGCCCGCGCCGGCCCGCCGCACGGGGATGGTCCGCGCGGCCCGGGCCTCCCGCGCCGGCGTCGGGACGCGGACGGTGAGGATGCCGTCCGCGTAGGAGGCTTCGACGTCGTCGGCGGGGATCGGGTCCGGGAAACGCACGGTCCTCCGGAAGACCCCGTACCGGAACTCGGAGTGGTCCTTGTCCTCGGTGCTCTCGCCGTGCTCGGCCCGCACGGTGAGCAGGTTGTCGTCGACCGTGAGGGTGATGTCGTCCGGGTCCATGCCGGGGAGCTCGGCCCGCAGCACGGAGCAGCCGTCGCCGCTGGTGACCTCCACCGGGATGGAGTGGGCGGCCGTGGCCGGGCGCCACCCGGGAAGCCCGGGGAACTCGCGGCCGAACCAGGTGTCGAAGTCGGGGACGAGGCTGTGCCTGCGTTCCACGTGGGCTCCGGTCATCGTTCCGCTCCTCGTCTACGCGTCGGGGCGCAGCCCCGACGGGCTGTCCGGGCGCGGAGCCCGGTCCGGCTCCGCGTCTCCACTCTCGCGTGCGGGCGGGGCCCGGCGCAGTGGCCAAGGGGGTGGTCGGGAGGGCC
The Streptomyces roseofulvus genome window above contains:
- a CDS encoding CBS domain-containing protein, which encodes MKQLKVGGLMTDDVVTALVGTTFREVAKLIAEHDVSGLPVVDDDDHVVGVVSESDLLARRAPTVRGVMSAPAVTVHAEEAAADAARLMVRRGVERLPVVDEEERLVGIVTRRDLLRVFLRPDPEIRRRIREEILADAMALSEDAVDVHVLDGVVTLAGRLRTRGQVVTLLRLTERMDGVVTVVDRLSARDEGHGLAPSSARAAYDLSD
- a CDS encoding HAD-IA family hydrolase, whose product is MSRRPRTGSVPPGAAVLDTDGVLIDSAAVHAAAWKTAFDACLAEWAGGTARPEPFDADADYRRYVDGRSRYDGAAAFLAARGIRLPAGTAGDGPGCTTVRAVAARKEEAFGTALRTWPVAVFQDARRALTGLRALGVPCAAVSASRHARDLLAAAGLDRLLTAVVDGAEAARLGLPGKPDPALFLHAARTLGARPRECLVVEDALAGVEAARRGRFGLVVGLDRTSDRHAGPDLRDRGADLVVADLVELLETVWGAVP
- a CDS encoding MBL fold metallo-hydrolase, whose translation is MSEAAPYPVPASPRPALLSFLGGVGTVTGSKFLVESDHARILVDCGLFQGFANLRRRNWDRFARDAADVDAVVVTHAHLDHCGYLPRLVRQGFRGPILTTPHTARLAGIVLRDSARLQMEAARHADAHGWSKHRPAKPLYDDSDVEKTMSFFDPVPVGSEVELLHGTRLTLHHGGHILGSAWARLTLEDGRTLAVSGDLGRPGHPLLLPPEPFSGADVLLMESTYGDRRHDQESGRAEFAAAIARALARGGTVVIPAFAIDRTEVVLHELTRLRETGVLPRSVPVYVDSPMALAALDVYRDAVRERSPQLRPGILAQGEAALSPAPFLAARTVQESIDINSAHGPAVIVSSAGMATGGRVLHHLHRLLPDPRNAVVVVGFAAAGTRARDLVDGARTLKMFGEYVPVRAEVADVPHFSAHADADQIVDWLRGAPAPHTVYLVHGEPAASETLRDRLDRELGWTAVVPRSGEAVLVR
- a CDS encoding Acg family FMN-binding oxidoreductase, producing MFPTILPLPLVTALVEDAVTAPSMHNAQPWRFVLREASGTVELRGDPARAMPRQDPDHRALHLGCGAALLGLRVAAVHRGLRPDVRLLPSPGDPWHFADVRFDAPEGADDGLDLLHPALSRRHTSRFPFTEERIPGELFDGLRAAALLEDCRLVVPGDWHADTVMGLVHASELFEAADEAVRAEIAAWTRTGETGHDAADDGIPAYAFGPRQYDVTAPVREFGGRGRLAARPSERFEKKPQIALLGTADDTPEAWLKAGQAMQRILLQATLDGLAASLMSQPLEWPELRFDARDPLSAVGYVHMVFRLGYGPTGRATPRRPVSDVLDLA
- a CDS encoding CBS domain-containing protein; the protein is MTARPFTVADVMTKRVIAVRPDTSFKEIVTAMERWKVTALPVLEGEGRVVGVVSEADLLLKEEFHGHRLGMVEQLRRRDATAKAGSDLAADLMSTPAVTVGPDAALPHAARLMATRRVKRLPVVDHDGVIQGVVSRSDLLKVFLRPDEELAEEIRGDVVGPLFPLSRDRVEVRVEAGVVTLTGDVRDSTLIPVAERLARAVEGVVDVRCGLTLAAEA
- a CDS encoding Rv1733c family protein, whose protein sequence is MTEHEHPFRLPGADRGRRVAVVVVLTIALICGAVATGSLWAFAARTDRARAAELHQVTATTTGPARESPALSRSGTGTRAVAPATWEYPDDVRRSGTVDVPPRTPQGRSVTVWVDDAGAPVRRQDDAADRLLTSVVGGIATAGAVGATGAAALALLRRRSAGRTLAALEREWEQVEPVWSGRLRRGSGPGADDD
- a CDS encoding glycoside hydrolase family 65 protein, which codes for MGGRPVNRSSRWTWRYEGYDPARERLVEALCTLGNGRFATRGSAPECRADAVHYPGTYLAGCYDRRTSLVDGRAVDNEDLVNLPNWTLLRYRCLPEDRPAGEWLTPDSGRLRHHDVRLDLRSGVLVRTLYFRDDEGRGLRVGHTRFVHMGDPASAAQLTTFHAYGWSGEIEVESVLDGDVVNAGVERYHHLEGRHLTGHRTEVRPGGVAGLSCRTRSPGHVVAMAVRTDTGPARRTRTTATSTGTVQVYRLPVARGRPARVVKTLALRTSLDRPSGEPLTAALDAVAHAPAFPRLRAAHEAAWRRLWDEGELRVPGEAGRVLLLHVFHLLQTLSPHTADLDVGVPARGLHGEAYRGHVFWDELFVLPYLGLHFPEVARSLLLYRHRRLPAAREAARRAGRRGAMFPWQSGGSGEEETQRLHLNPRSGRWLPDHSHLQRHVGSAVAYNVWKYVRATGDHGFLHREGAEILLETARYWAGSAVRDPELGRYRLRGVVGPDEYHDAYPGAPDPGIDDNAYTNVTAAWVLARGLDLMAELPAARCAELRERFDLHDEELALWDDVSRRLHLPFHGGVVSQFEGFGELAELDWEAYRARYGDIRRLDRILEAEGDTVNRYQASKQADTLMLGYLFRPEELAALFARLGHRLDDEIWRATVEYYLRRTSHGSTLSSLVHGWVLARMQGPGAWRYCEEALLADVADIQGGTTGEGIHLGAMAGTVDLVERGITGLEAGPDGLRVDPVDLRELPRFAFTLCCGGHRGVRVRVLPGRLAVRVPAGPGGPLALVLPGGRRCGVLPGQERWFRL
- a CDS encoding sensor histidine kinase gives rise to the protein MGGEDVEAADTRLPRLRLDELLDELQARIDEVRGTRDRLTGLLEAVMSVGRELDLPHVLRGIVEAAVVLVDAQYGALGVIGEDQRLSAFLPVGIDAERRERIGALPSGHGILGELIRHPEPLRLAELSEHPASYGFPAHHPPMHSFLGVPIRVRDEVFGNLYLTEKRSGGEFDAEDEAVVSTLAVAAGIAIENARLYEEGRRRQRWLAASSDFTSALLSGTGEAEVLDGMLEQAVDIAAADMGVFYLVGASGELRGSLARGEGADLHRGVVLPSSEGTLAAAALAERDGLVTLTDVESDERVTVQPERWKGFGPAVAVAVGTKERMSGVLILARRRGRAPFLSAETAALPGYASQAALALELADRRRDAEQVLLLEDRDRIARDLHDLAIQRLFATGMTLQSARRFVEHPEAGARLTRAIDDLDATIKIIRSSIFGLREHDTPGGAPGLRSRVVGTVDSAAATLGFAPALRMEGLLDTDVPGEVADDVVAVVGEALTNVARHAGAHRAEVAVLAEEDVLTVTVSDDGVGIPRVREDRGLRNLAERAERLGGSLTVRAQARGHGTVVEWRVPLPTPEEPSY
- a CDS encoding flavodoxin domain-containing protein translates to MRAKRVLVAYGSKHGATAGIADEIGRTLRDDGFDADVLPADTVTDVSGYEGVVLGGALYGGRWNGKARKCARRNAEQLRGRPVWLFSSGPVDSSAEQHEIPPVRGVARRMRQLDAREHVTFGGALTAGNPDLVARAMVRHGKGGDFRDPARIREWAHRIGAELGTTD
- a CDS encoding Hsp20/alpha crystallin family protein is translated as MTGAHVERRHSLVPDFDTWFGREFPGLPGWRPATAAHSIPVEVTSGDGCSVLRAELPGMDPDDITLTVDDNLLTVRAEHGESTEDKDHSEFRYGVFRRTVRFPDPIPADDVEASYADGILTVRVPTPAREARAARTIPVRRAGAGGDGEDRS